A single region of the Manihot esculenta cultivar AM560-2 chromosome 12, M.esculenta_v8, whole genome shotgun sequence genome encodes:
- the LOC110627531 gene encoding uncharacterized protein LOC110627531: MSRQESSSSDIHNGNNDNGDQSAATVGRAPEVVESEGSVDPRSDRIALAAIFQGITEDTLLQLGAKKLAKEAWDALKVMNLGAERVKEVRAQALRWELESMKMEDGESVDEFTEKISTVVNKLRALSERVDETYVVKKMLHLVSSKYLQIASTIEKFENLSVKTIKEVTGSLKAHEERLQSYDSRGDEYVLLTKGEWKARAESLRSNEKRPQDMSRGWGRGRGRGRERGRGRGGRDRGRGPHGTGREQDDEEQHH, translated from the exons ATGTCTCGGCAAGAATCATCATCGAGTGATATCCATAATGGTAACAACGACAATGGTGATCAGTCGGCAGCAACTGTAGGGAGAGCACCC GAGGTCGTTGAATCGGAAGGTTCAGTTGATCCTCGTTCGGACCGAATTGCATTGGCTGCAATTTTCCAAGGGATCACCGAAGACACCTTGCTACAGTTGGGGGCAAAGAAATTGGCTAAAGAGGCATGGGACGCTCTCAAGGTTATGAACCTCGGTGCagaaagggtcaaagaagtaCGGGCACAAGCTCTCAGATGGGAGCTCGAAAGCATGAAGATGGAGGATGGTGAATctgttgatgaattcaccgaAAAGATTTCAACAGTTGTCAACAAGCTCCGAGCTCTTAGTGAAAGGGTCGATGAAACGTATGTAGTGAAGAAAATGCTACATTTAGTGTCCTCTAAATACCTTCAGATTGCCTCAACCATAGAAAAATTCGAGAACTTGTCTGTTAAGACAATTAAAGAAGTAACTGGTTCTCTCAAAGCTCACGAGGAGAGGTTGCAAAGCTACGACTCCAGAGGAGACGAATATGTGCTACTCACTAAAGGAGAGTGGAAAGCACGAGCTGAGTCCTTAAGATCCAATGAGAAGCGCCCACAGGACATGAGCAGAGGCTGGGGACGTGGACGTGGACGTGGTAGAGAACGCggtagaggaagaggaggaCGCGACAGAGGTCGTGGCCCTCATGGAACAGGACGAGAACAAGATGATGAAGAACAACACCATTAG
- the LOC110628867 gene encoding peroxidase 27 — translation MAVQKMIWVLFSQMILILFFLDFTNASGLKLGFYWRSCPNADQIIKTTLNKYIRRDPTLAAPLLRMHFHDCFVRGCDGSVLLNSKRGNQAEKEAIPNQTLRGFNVIDAVKSALEKKCPGVVSCADTLALVARDAVSMIGGPFWDVKTGRRDGRVSIASEALTQLPSPFANISELKQNFAVRGLNVKDLVVLSGGHTIGIGHCFIISNRLYNFTGKGDTDPSLDPKYAAALKKKCKPGGDNKAIVEMDPGSFKTFDEDYYRIVAKRRGLFQSDAALLDDVETRAYVQLQSLTHGFTFAQDFADSMVKLGDVGVLTGCQGEIRKRCTFVN, via the exons ATGGCTGTTCAAAAGATGATTTGGGTTTTGTTTTCTCAAATGATTCTCATTCTCTTTTTCTTAGATTTCACTAATGCAAGTGGTCTGAAACTAGGGTTCTACTGGAGGAGTTGCCCTAATGCAGACCAAATTATCAAAACAACTCTTAACAAATACATTAGAAGAGACCCAACTCTTGCTGCTCCTTTGTTGAGAATGCATTTCCATGATTGCTTCGTTAGG GGATGTGACGGTTCTGTGCTATTAAATTCAAAGAGAGGCAATCAAGCTGAGAAAGAAGCAATCCCAAACCAAACCTTGAGAGGATTCAATGTGATTGATGCTGTGAAATCAGCACTAGAAAAGAAGTGTCCTGGTGTGGTTTCTTGCGCTGATACCTTAGCCTTAGTAGCTCGAGATGCAGTTTCAATG ATTGGGGGACCATTTTGGGATGTTAAAACTGGACGGAGAGATGGAAGAGTGTCAATTGCCTCGGAGGCTTTaacacagctgccatctccttTTGCCAACATAAGTGAGCTTAAACAAAATTTTGCTGTCAGGGGTTTAAATGTTAAGGACCTTGTTGTTCTATCAG GAGGACACACCATTGGCATTGGGCATTGCTTTATAATATCAAACCGCTTATACAATTTCACAGGCAAAGGCGACACTGACCCATCACTAGACCCCAAATACGCAGCAGCATTGAAGAAAAAGTGCAAGCCAGGAGGAGACAACAAGGCAATTGTGGAAATGGACCCTGGAAGCTTCAAAACATTTGATGAAGATTACTACAGAATTGTGGCTAAACGAAGAGGGCTCTTCCAATCTGATGCAGCTCTTCTTGATGATGTTGAAACCAGAGCTTATGTCCAGCTTCAGTCTCTCACCCATGGATTCACTTTTGCTCAAGATTTTGCTGATTCAATGGTTAAACTTGGTGATGTTGGCGTCCTCACTGGCTGCCAAGGTGAAATCAGGAAACGCTGCACTTTCGTCAATTAA